In one Sulfuricella sp. genomic region, the following are encoded:
- the prmA gene encoding 50S ribosomal protein L11 methyltransferase has translation MAWQALKIAANAHTAEILGDALMELGALSVSIEDAHAGTPEEQEIFGEPGEPPAGVWQDALINALFEADADLTAIMTEAASAAGLPTAPAFEVEAVAEQDWVRQTQAQFAPIPISQRLWIVPTWHESPDPSAINLILDPGLAFGTGSHPTTRLCLQWLDRNLHGGESVLDYGCGSGILAIAALKFGAGQVTGVDIDPQAIQASQFNAGQNQVKADFYLPNDAPQVSVDIVIANILTNPLKMLAPMLANAARPGGRIVLSGILAHQAADVLAVYRSWFDIDIADEAEGWVCLAGTRKA, from the coding sequence ATGGCCTGGCAAGCGCTGAAAATCGCGGCAAACGCCCACACGGCCGAAATCCTCGGCGATGCACTGATGGAACTGGGCGCGCTCTCGGTTTCCATCGAGGACGCGCACGCCGGCACGCCTGAAGAACAGGAAATTTTTGGCGAACCAGGTGAGCCGCCCGCAGGCGTGTGGCAGGACGCGCTGATCAACGCCCTGTTCGAAGCAGATGCCGACCTGACCGCCATCATGACCGAGGCCGCCAGCGCAGCGGGGCTGCCAACCGCGCCGGCATTCGAGGTGGAGGCCGTGGCAGAGCAGGACTGGGTGCGTCAGACCCAGGCGCAATTCGCACCGATTCCGATTTCTCAACGCCTGTGGATCGTGCCGACCTGGCATGAATCCCCCGATCCATCCGCCATCAACCTGATCCTGGATCCCGGCCTGGCGTTCGGCACTGGCAGTCATCCCACCACCCGCCTGTGCCTGCAATGGCTGGACCGCAACCTTCACGGCGGCGAAAGCGTACTCGATTATGGCTGCGGATCCGGCATCCTCGCCATTGCCGCGCTGAAATTTGGCGCCGGCCAGGTCACCGGGGTGGACATCGACCCCCAGGCGATTCAGGCCAGCCAGTTCAATGCCGGACAGAACCAGGTCAAGGCGGACTTCTATCTGCCCAATGATGCGCCGCAGGTCAGCGTTGACATCGTGATCGCCAACATCCTCACCAACCCGCTGAAAATGCTCGCCCCGATGCTGGCCAATGCAGCACGCCCGGGTGGCCGCATTGTGCTCTCGGGCATTCTCGCCCACCAGGCAGCCGATGTGCTGGCGGTCTACCGCAGCTGGTTCGACATTGATATTGCCGATGAAGCGGAAGGCTGGGTCTGCCTGGCCGGTACGCGCAAAGCATGA
- a CDS encoding DUF3426 domain-containing protein, producing the protein MSSITACPQCQTRFRVTEEQLQIRNGNVRCGRCAHVFNALESLIEESPPLPEEVVPAPVPAQPPGLAEQAQETFPAGYTPVTPEREALQQEIPPPEAADAGEPLFDPEIIHPEIPPEAEEALFEFEITRPETPADAVQPAEFFPEAPSGEESGAIDPVTEQAFEALDKLLSPGFEPEPEPESRVEAESRVVRIQPPLTVIQAKVSPASPKYAPPPKPRRAWPWALASLLLLAGLFAQGIYSFRDTIAAHYPLTRPLLEQACDHLQCRVSLPRNPDLIGIESSELHADPARANIVVLTSILRNRAAHVQAYPTLELTLTNTRDEMVARKLFPPTEYLRNMTAISQGIPTGGEVAVKLLMDIGELKAEGYRLYLFYPPQP; encoded by the coding sequence ATGAGCAGCATTACCGCCTGCCCGCAGTGCCAGACCCGCTTCCGCGTGACGGAAGAGCAGTTGCAGATACGTAACGGGAACGTACGTTGTGGCCGCTGCGCCCATGTTTTCAACGCCCTTGAAAGCCTGATCGAGGAATCGCCTCCATTGCCGGAGGAAGTTGTTCCTGCTCCGGTTCCAGCCCAGCCACCCGGCCTGGCGGAACAGGCCCAGGAAACCTTTCCAGCCGGGTACACGCCCGTCACACCCGAACGGGAAGCCCTGCAACAAGAAATCCCGCCGCCTGAAGCCGCCGACGCCGGTGAACCGCTATTCGACCCTGAAATCATCCATCCAGAAATCCCGCCAGAAGCCGAAGAGGCTTTGTTCGAGTTCGAGATCACCCGGCCCGAAACCCCGGCAGACGCCGTCCAGCCGGCAGAATTTTTCCCCGAGGCCCCTTCCGGGGAGGAATCAGGCGCCATTGACCCTGTAACTGAACAGGCCTTCGAGGCGCTCGACAAACTGCTATCACCTGGCTTCGAGCCAGAGCCAGAGCCAGAAAGCAGGGTTGAAGCCGAATCCCGCGTGGTCCGCATCCAGCCGCCGCTCACCGTCATTCAAGCCAAGGTTTCCCCGGCAAGCCCAAAATATGCCCCGCCCCCCAAGCCCAGGCGTGCCTGGCCGTGGGCCCTGGCTAGCCTGCTATTGCTGGCAGGATTGTTTGCCCAGGGTATTTATTCCTTCCGCGACACCATTGCCGCACACTACCCGCTGACTCGCCCCCTGCTTGAACAGGCCTGTGACCACCTGCAGTGCCGCGTCAGCCTGCCGCGCAATCCTGATCTGATCGGCATTGAGTCGTCCGAACTCCATGCCGACCCGGCCCGCGCCAATATCGTGGTGCTGACCAGCATACTGCGCAACCGCGCAGCCCATGTTCAGGCTTACCCTACGCTGGAACTGACCCTGACCAACACCAGGGATGAAATGGTCGCGCGCAAGCTGTTTCCCCCCACGGAATATTTGAGAAATATGACCGCCATCTCGCAGGGCATACCCACCGGCGGGGAAGTTGCGGTCAAACTACTGATGGATATTGGCGAGCTCAAGGCCGAGGGCTACCGCCTGTACCTGTTTTATCCGCCCCAGCCATAA
- the gcvT gene encoding glycine cleavage system aminomethyltransferase GcvT, whose product MLKQTPLNAAHRAAGAKMVDFGGWDMPLHYGSQLEEHHKVRGDAGMFDVSHMQIVDLAGEGARGFLRQMMANNVDKLTLPGKALYSCMLDEKGGVIDDLIIYFMREDWFRIVVNAGTAEKDLAWMEAQRAKLAPQLTLTPRRDLAMIAVQGPNARARLWAAMPGSQEISEHLKLFQAAEMGTMFIARTGYTGEDGFEIMVPAKAAPFLWQALREQGVAPIGLGARDTLRLEAGMNLYGQDMDESVSPLESGLTWTVDLASPRDFIGKQALTSQAVARQLMGLLLLDKGVLRGHQKVITAQGEGEITSGGFSPTLNQSIALARLPAATATGETVQVEIRGKLLSAQVVRYPFVRNGKRLVA is encoded by the coding sequence ATGCTTAAACAGACCCCACTCAACGCCGCGCACCGGGCCGCTGGCGCCAAGATGGTGGATTTCGGCGGCTGGGACATGCCGCTCCATTACGGCTCACAACTCGAAGAGCATCACAAGGTGCGTGGCGATGCTGGCATGTTCGACGTTTCCCACATGCAGATCGTGGATCTGGCAGGGGAGGGCGCGCGCGGCTTTCTGCGCCAGATGATGGCCAACAACGTGGACAAGCTCACGCTGCCGGGCAAGGCCCTGTATTCCTGCATGCTCGACGAGAAGGGCGGGGTGATCGACGACCTGATCATTTATTTCATGCGCGAAGACTGGTTCCGCATCGTGGTCAACGCCGGCACGGCGGAGAAAGACCTGGCGTGGATGGAAGCACAGCGCGCAAAACTGGCACCCCAGTTAACACTCACTCCGCGCCGCGACCTGGCCATGATCGCAGTGCAGGGTCCCAATGCGCGCGCCAGATTGTGGGCGGCCATGCCGGGATCACAGGAAATCAGCGAGCACCTCAAACTCTTCCAGGCCGCGGAAATGGGCACCATGTTCATCGCCCGCACCGGCTACACCGGCGAGGACGGCTTCGAAATCATGGTGCCGGCCAAGGCCGCACCCTTCCTGTGGCAGGCATTGCGGGAACAGGGCGTGGCGCCCATCGGCCTGGGCGCGCGCGACACCCTGCGTCTGGAAGCAGGCATGAATCTCTACGGCCAGGACATGGACGAAAGCGTTTCCCCGCTCGAATCCGGCCTGACCTGGACAGTCGATCTCGCCAGCCCGCGCGACTTTATCGGCAAGCAGGCACTCACCAGCCAGGCCGTGGCGCGCCAGCTGATGGGCCTGCTGCTGCTCGACAAGGGCGTGCTGCGCGGCCACCAGAAAGTGATCACAGCCCAGGGCGAAGGAGAAATCACCAGCGGCGGTTTTTCCCCCACCCTCAACCAGTCCATCGCCCTGGCCCGTCTGCCCGCGGCCACCGCAACGGGAGAAACCGTGCAGGTGGAAATCCGCGGCAAACTGCTGAGCGCACAGGTCGTGCGCTATCCCTTCGTGCGCAACGGCAAGCGTTTAGTGGCATAA
- the gcvH gene encoding glycine cleavage system protein GcvH — MTIPADLKYTKSHEWARLEADGSVTVGITHHAQELLGDMVFVENPVTGRKLTQGEECAVVESVKAASDVYAPIAGEVVAANGDVENAPESINQDAYAAWLFKIKPDNAAALGTLLDAAAYQALVDSEAH, encoded by the coding sequence ATGACTATCCCGGCTGATCTGAAATACACCAAATCCCACGAATGGGCGCGGCTTGAGGCCGACGGCAGCGTGACTGTTGGCATCACCCACCACGCCCAGGAACTGCTGGGCGACATGGTGTTCGTGGAAAATCCCGTAACTGGCCGCAAGCTGACCCAGGGCGAAGAATGTGCCGTGGTCGAATCGGTCAAGGCCGCTTCCGACGTCTATGCGCCGATCGCGGGCGAAGTCGTTGCCGCCAATGGCGACGTGGAAAATGCGCCGGAAAGCATCAACCAGGATGCCTACGCGGCCTGGCTGTTCAAAATCAAGCCCGACAACGCGGCCGCCCTCGGCACCCTGCTCGACGCAGCAGCCTACCAGGCGCTGGTGGACAGCGAAGCGCACTAA
- the gcvPA gene encoding aminomethyl-transferring glycine dehydrogenase subunit GcvPA: MPFIPHTEEDIQAMLARIGVSSIDDLFDEIPAGLRSGQLTGIAPGMGEMDISRLMTERAETDGRFLNFVGAGAYEHHIPAAVWQIATRGEFYSAYTPYQAEASQGTLQLLYEFQTMMASLTGMDVANASLYDGASGLAEAALMAVRAHKTSRRILMPKSVHPLYRRVVNSIVRHQKIELVELDYDPALGITALPEEKDFAALVIPQPNFFGCLEEVDALTDWAHAQGALVIGLVNPLALALLTPPGQWGSKGADIAVGEGQPLGSPLSSGGPYFGFMCCKQALVRQMPGRIIGRTVDLDGKPGFALTLQAREQHIRRAKATSNICSNQGLMATAATIHMTLLGPDGLERVAAACHANTVTLAESLSRINGVKRAFTQPFFHEIVLRLPIPAGDVLRAMEAQGIVGGFDLMPYYPELGQAILVCATETRTAADLQNYAEQLERIVSRRGSGPTCTKLVPTATSKW, from the coding sequence ATGCCCTTCATCCCTCATACCGAAGAAGACATCCAGGCCATGCTGGCGCGTATCGGCGTGTCTTCCATTGACGATCTGTTCGACGAAATTCCTGCCGGACTGCGCAGCGGCCAGCTGACCGGCATCGCGCCCGGCATGGGGGAAATGGACATTTCCCGCCTGATGACCGAGCGCGCGGAGACGGATGGCCGCTTCCTCAACTTCGTCGGTGCCGGCGCCTACGAACATCACATTCCGGCAGCGGTCTGGCAGATCGCCACGCGCGGCGAGTTCTATTCCGCCTACACGCCCTACCAGGCCGAGGCCAGCCAGGGCACGCTGCAGCTGCTGTACGAATTCCAGACCATGATGGCTTCCCTGACCGGGATGGACGTGGCCAACGCCAGCCTCTACGACGGCGCCTCCGGCCTGGCCGAGGCGGCGCTGATGGCAGTGCGCGCGCACAAGACCTCGCGCCGCATCCTGATGCCGAAAAGCGTGCATCCGCTCTATCGCCGGGTGGTGAACAGCATCGTCAGACACCAGAAAATCGAGCTGGTCGAACTGGATTACGACCCCGCGCTCGGCATCACCGCGCTGCCGGAGGAGAAGGACTTTGCCGCGCTGGTCATTCCGCAGCCCAACTTCTTCGGCTGCCTGGAAGAAGTTGACGCGCTGACCGACTGGGCGCACGCCCAGGGCGCCCTGGTCATCGGCCTGGTCAATCCGCTGGCGCTGGCGCTGCTCACCCCGCCCGGGCAGTGGGGCAGCAAGGGCGCGGACATCGCGGTCGGCGAAGGCCAGCCGCTGGGTTCGCCGCTTTCCAGCGGCGGCCCCTATTTCGGTTTCATGTGCTGCAAGCAGGCGCTGGTGCGCCAGATGCCCGGCCGCATCATTGGCCGTACCGTCGATCTGGACGGCAAGCCCGGCTTCGCGCTGACCCTGCAAGCACGCGAGCAGCATATCCGCCGCGCCAAGGCGACCTCGAATATCTGCTCCAACCAGGGCCTGATGGCCACCGCCGCCACCATCCACATGACGCTGCTCGGACCGGACGGCCTGGAGCGCGTTGCCGCGGCCTGCCACGCCAACACCGTGACGCTGGCCGAAAGCCTGAGCAGGATCAATGGCGTGAAGCGCGCTTTCACACAGCCGTTTTTTCACGAAATCGTATTGCGCCTGCCCATCCCGGCCGGCGACGTGCTGCGCGCCATGGAAGCCCAGGGCATCGTGGGCGGCTTCGACCTGATGCCTTACTACCCGGAACTGGGTCAGGCGATCCTGGTCTGCGCCACCGAGACCCGGACAGCGGCCGATCTGCAAAATTACGCCGAGCAACTGGAACGCATCGTATCCAGGCGCGGTTCCGGCCCCACCTGCACCAAGCTTGTACCTACCGCCACCAGCAAGTGGTAA
- the tpx gene encoding thiol peroxidase, whose amino-acid sequence MATVTLEGEPLNVGGHFPQIGETAHSFMLVDKNLKDVSLSEFAGKRKVLSVVPSIDTPVCATSTRVFNQRASEMSNTVVLVISADLPFAQSRFCGAEGLDNVIMLSTMRGRDFHKDYGVMITDPPLSGLMARAVFILDENDRVIHAELVPEITQEPDYDAAIAALSR is encoded by the coding sequence ATGGCAACCGTAACGCTCGAAGGCGAACCACTCAACGTTGGCGGGCACTTCCCGCAAATCGGCGAAACTGCCCACAGCTTCATGCTGGTGGACAAAAACCTGAAGGACGTTTCCCTCAGCGAATTTGCCGGCAAGCGCAAGGTACTGTCGGTCGTTCCCAGCATCGACACGCCGGTATGCGCCACCTCCACCCGCGTTTTCAACCAGCGCGCCAGCGAGATGAGCAACACCGTGGTGCTGGTGATTTCCGCCGACCTGCCGTTTGCCCAGAGCCGTTTCTGCGGCGCGGAAGGGCTGGACAACGTAATCATGCTCTCCACCATGCGCGGGCGCGATTTCCACAAGGATTACGGCGTGATGATCACCGATCCGCCACTGTCCGGCCTGATGGCCCGCGCCGTGTTCATCCTCGACGAAAACGACCGGGTAATCCATGCCGAACTGGTACCGGAAATCACCCAGGAGCCGGATTACGATGCGGCCATCGCGGCTTTGAGCCGGTAA
- the gcvPB gene encoding aminomethyl-transferring glycine dehydrogenase subunit GcvPB, translated as MLIFELSQPKRRNAAQAPSSLAACTDIPGHLRRKAPPLLPEVSEMDAVRHYTRLSQKNFSIDTHFYPLGSCTMKYNPRACNHLAMLPQLLARHPMSSENTGQGFLASMFDLQEMLKEVTGMAAVSLTPMAGAQGEFAGVAMIRAYHDARGDTARSEILVPDGAHGTNPATAVMCGYTVREIPTDGDGNVDLSALKAAVGPQTAGLMLTNPSTLGVFEKSIQDIQRIVHDAGGLLYYDGANLNAILGRVKPGDMGFDVIHLNLHKTFSTPHGGGGPGAGPVGVSPRLEPFLPIPFVANENGRYRWLAEQDRPQSIGRLSAFMGNAGILLRAYVYACMLGAQGMHRVAEFATLNANYLMVELARAGFDVAFAKRRASHEFIVTLKKLKDETGVTAMDVAKRLLDKGFHAPTTYFPMLVQECLLIEPTETESRQTLDAFIAALKEIRDEAYSQPEQVKGAPYSMPVRRLDDVKAARELDLVWQP; from the coding sequence ATGCTGATCTTCGAACTGTCCCAACCCAAACGCCGCAACGCCGCCCAGGCGCCTTCCTCCCTGGCCGCCTGCACCGATATTCCCGGCCATTTGCGGCGCAAGGCGCCTCCGCTGCTGCCGGAGGTTTCCGAAATGGACGCGGTGCGCCATTACACCCGGCTGTCGCAAAAGAATTTCTCCATCGACACCCATTTCTACCCGCTCGGCTCCTGCACCATGAAATACAACCCGCGCGCCTGCAACCATCTCGCGATGCTGCCGCAACTGCTGGCGCGCCACCCCATGAGTTCGGAGAACACCGGGCAGGGCTTCCTGGCCTCGATGTTCGACCTGCAGGAAATGCTCAAGGAAGTGACCGGCATGGCGGCCGTCTCGCTCACCCCGATGGCCGGTGCTCAGGGTGAATTTGCCGGCGTGGCGATGATCCGCGCCTACCATGACGCGCGCGGCGACACTGCGCGCAGCGAAATCCTGGTACCGGACGGCGCCCACGGCACCAACCCAGCCACAGCGGTGATGTGCGGCTATACGGTACGCGAGATCCCCACCGATGGCGACGGCAACGTCGATCTGAGCGCGCTGAAAGCCGCCGTCGGACCGCAAACCGCGGGGCTGATGCTGACCAACCCCTCCACCCTGGGCGTATTTGAAAAAAGCATCCAGGACATCCAGCGCATCGTGCATGACGCCGGCGGGCTGCTGTATTACGACGGCGCCAACCTCAACGCCATCCTGGGCCGGGTCAAGCCGGGCGACATGGGCTTCGACGTGATCCATCTCAACCTGCACAAAACCTTTTCCACCCCCCATGGCGGCGGTGGCCCCGGTGCCGGCCCGGTCGGCGTCAGCCCGCGCCTCGAACCCTTTCTTCCCATCCCCTTCGTGGCCAATGAAAATGGGCGTTACCGCTGGCTGGCGGAACAGGACCGGCCACAGAGCATCGGCCGCCTTTCCGCCTTCATGGGCAACGCCGGAATCCTGCTGCGCGCCTACGTCTACGCGTGCATGCTGGGGGCACAAGGCATGCACCGGGTTGCGGAATTTGCCACCCTCAACGCCAATTACCTGATGGTGGAGCTGGCCCGAGCCGGATTCGACGTGGCTTTCGCCAAACGCCGTGCCAGCCACGAATTCATCGTCACGCTGAAAAAACTCAAGGACGAAACCGGCGTGACCGCCATGGACGTGGCGAAACGTCTGCTGGACAAGGGCTTCCACGCCCCCACCACCTATTTCCCGATGCTGGTGCAGGAATGCCTGCTGATCGAGCCGACCGAAACCGAATCCAGACAGACCCTGGACGCCTTCATCGCAGCGCTCAAGGAAATCCGCGACGAGGCCTACAGCCAGCCCGAACAGGTCAAGGGCGCGCCTTATTCCATGCCGGTACGCCGCCTGGATGACGTCAAGGCGGCGCGGGAGCTGGATCTGGTGTGGCAGCCATAG
- a CDS encoding SPOR domain-containing protein, translating to MRGTPEKASKYWVYIPPFKSRPEAQKKQEELKGLGIEDSLVMQDNNKWRHAISLGVYSTQEAADKYLAELRTKHNVKSAKSGPRTLDGGHSSMLIQASGSNLEADLVKLKQDFPGTELKAVPCSP from the coding sequence CTGCGCGGCACGCCGGAAAAAGCCAGTAAGTACTGGGTCTATATTCCACCGTTCAAGTCCAGGCCGGAAGCCCAGAAAAAGCAGGAAGAACTGAAAGGGCTGGGCATCGAGGACAGCCTGGTGATGCAGGACAACAACAAATGGCGCCATGCCATTTCCCTGGGCGTGTATTCCACTCAGGAAGCCGCGGACAAATACCTCGCCGAACTCCGCACAAAGCACAACGTGAAATCCGCCAAGTCTGGCCCCCGCACCCTGGATGGCGGCCACTCCAGCATGCTCATCCAGGCCAGCGGCTCAAACCTCGAAGCCGATCTGGTCAAGCTGAAGCAGGATTTTCCAGGCACGGAACTGAAAGCCGTGCCCTGTTCGCCCTAA
- a CDS encoding CDGSH iron-sulfur domain-containing protein: MNKPVCAQRAPYAMELEAGDYWWCSCGKSQTQPFCDGAHKGSEFSPQKFSLGEKTKVWLCGCKASAKGPFCDGAHKTLEG; this comes from the coding sequence ATGAATAAACCCGTCTGTGCCCAGCGCGCACCCTATGCCATGGAACTCGAAGCCGGTGACTACTGGTGGTGTTCGTGCGGCAAGTCCCAAACCCAGCCATTCTGCGATGGCGCCCACAAGGGCAGCGAGTTTTCGCCGCAGAAATTTTCCCTGGGCGAGAAAACCAAGGTCTGGCTATGTGGCTGCAAGGCCAGTGCCAAGGGACCATTCTGCGACGGCGCGCACAAAACCCTGGAGGGTTAG
- a CDS encoding 2Fe-2S iron-sulfur cluster-binding protein, translating to MVHLLSLSRAARLVGVTRGALQKKIQNGEMPSFDGTVKVEDLLAVYPDAQLENNVEFERVRLIKEKSFGKRVFERALPDAEVLAARVTELSTELANSQTQVRQFNILLDRLRNKLGEIEGQSQSGMKDALADFKTWLQKEAAAAMEPGYPNPLAVRDSILRVMSAHVRVLPSGHDFFIDGPDSILEAALRAGIPLNYGCSGGNCGLCKAKVVSGQIKKIRHHDYVIPEAQKSQGYVLLCSNTAVTDVEIEAPVAGSVQDIPFQQLSAKVKAIELLSHNMALLHLQTPRTSRLRFLAGQYATLQLGKSLSADLPIASCPCDERNLHFHVRRMPGNLFSDYVFNQLESGEMVDVEGPQGEFILQEKSPRPLYFIAFDTGFAPLKSLIEHALSLDAAVAMHLYWIGSDAGSIYMPNMGRAWADALDDFTFSSRIAGYDLRAVSGKREENLRAMLQEIVEGAPDLQAGDVYLAGPELAVEIAEEFFLGLGLPKSRVFSGLVK from the coding sequence ATGGTTCATCTTCTTTCCCTGTCGCGCGCGGCGCGCCTGGTTGGCGTCACGCGCGGCGCATTGCAGAAAAAAATCCAGAATGGCGAGATGCCGTCTTTTGATGGCACCGTGAAGGTGGAGGATCTGCTGGCGGTCTACCCGGACGCGCAGCTGGAGAACAATGTCGAGTTCGAGCGGGTGCGCCTCATCAAGGAAAAATCGTTCGGTAAAAGGGTATTTGAGCGCGCGTTGCCGGATGCGGAAGTGCTCGCCGCCCGCGTGACAGAATTGAGCACGGAGCTGGCCAACAGCCAGACGCAAGTCCGGCAGTTCAATATTCTGCTGGATCGTTTAAGGAACAAACTGGGTGAAATCGAGGGCCAATCCCAATCCGGGATGAAAGACGCGCTGGCTGATTTCAAAACCTGGCTCCAGAAAGAAGCCGCCGCCGCCATGGAGCCTGGTTATCCCAATCCGCTGGCGGTAAGGGACAGCATCCTGCGGGTGATGTCTGCCCATGTGCGGGTGCTGCCGAGCGGCCACGACTTTTTTATCGATGGGCCGGACAGCATCCTGGAGGCTGCCCTGCGTGCGGGCATTCCGCTCAATTACGGTTGTAGCGGAGGAAATTGCGGTCTGTGCAAGGCTAAAGTGGTGTCGGGCCAGATCAAGAAAATCCGCCATCACGATTACGTGATCCCCGAGGCGCAAAAAAGCCAGGGATATGTGCTGCTGTGTTCCAACACGGCAGTGACGGATGTGGAAATCGAAGCGCCGGTGGCCGGCAGCGTGCAGGATATTCCGTTTCAGCAACTATCCGCCAAGGTCAAGGCCATCGAACTGCTGTCGCACAACATGGCCCTGCTGCACTTGCAGACGCCGCGCACCAGCCGCCTGCGCTTCCTGGCGGGACAATATGCCACCTTGCAGCTGGGCAAGTCACTTTCGGCCGATCTGCCGATTGCCAGCTGTCCCTGCGATGAGCGCAATCTGCACTTTCATGTGCGGCGCATGCCGGGCAACCTGTTTTCCGACTATGTGTTCAACCAGCTCGAAAGCGGCGAAATGGTGGACGTGGAAGGGCCGCAGGGCGAATTCATCCTGCAGGAAAAATCACCCCGGCCCCTGTATTTCATCGCCTTTGATACCGGTTTTGCCCCGCTCAAGAGCCTGATCGAACACGCCCTGTCGCTGGATGCGGCCGTAGCCATGCACCTCTACTGGATCGGCTCGGACGCCGGCAGCATCTACATGCCGAACATGGGACGCGCCTGGGCGGATGCGCTGGATGATTTCACTTTTTCTTCCCGGATTGCCGGCTATGACCTGCGCGCCGTGAGCGGCAAACGCGAGGAAAACCTGCGTGCCATGCTGCAAGAGATCGTCGAGGGCGCTCCGGATTTACAGGCAGGTGACGTTTATCTCGCGGGCCCTGAATTGGCGGTGGAGATCGCGGAAGAGTTTTTCCTCGGGCTGGGCTTGCCCAAGAGCCGGGTGTTTTCCGGTTTAGTAAAGTAA
- a CDS encoding (Fe-S)-binding protein: MTHDPDQPPVPGEHPATRLSEEAGRCVACGLCVPHCPTYRKTLNEADSPRGRIFMMAALLEQRLPLSPEVLHHLDLCLTCRACENACPSRVRYGWLADGMRTWLEPQRQRPAGQLRLRRMLFNTLRHPRWLRSAGWLLQSYQRSGLQRLARKSGALAAFGLARAEAQLPVLQKGHSLHGMHAANGTPRGTVGLFLGCVAQMTDAPTLSAAIFILNRLGYSVEVPRAQTCCGALHQHNGATGAAQALSCENRQAFSTPGLQAILHAASGCGATLAEQDPPLTAPLLDISTFLSQARGWEQVELAPLQQSIAVHEPCSSRNVLHDQDAAYQLLLHIPGARIIPLAGNDQCCGAAGSYALTQAAMADLLLRDKIEAIKTGGARIIATSNPGCAMHLAAGLRAEGMAIEVLHPVRLVARQMGYENA; encoded by the coding sequence ATGACGCACGATCCTGACCAGCCGCCCGTACCCGGCGAACATCCGGCCACCAGGCTGAGCGAGGAAGCAGGCCGCTGCGTTGCGTGCGGCCTTTGCGTTCCACATTGCCCGACTTATCGCAAAACACTCAACGAAGCAGACTCGCCGCGCGGCCGGATCTTCATGATGGCTGCACTGCTGGAACAACGCCTGCCGCTTTCGCCAGAAGTATTGCACCACCTGGACCTGTGCCTGACTTGCCGTGCCTGTGAAAATGCCTGCCCCTCAAGGGTGCGCTACGGCTGGCTGGCGGACGGCATGCGGACATGGCTGGAGCCGCAACGGCAACGCCCGGCAGGGCAACTGCGTTTGCGGCGCATGCTGTTCAATACGCTACGCCATCCGCGCTGGCTGCGAAGCGCGGGCTGGCTGCTGCAAAGCTACCAAAGGTCCGGCCTCCAGCGGCTGGCGCGCAAATCCGGCGCGCTGGCGGCATTCGGCCTGGCACGGGCCGAGGCACAACTGCCCGTCCTGCAAAAAGGCCATTCCCTGCATGGCATGCATGCCGCAAACGGCACGCCGCGCGGCACCGTCGGCCTGTTTCTCGGCTGTGTCGCCCAGATGACCGATGCGCCCACCTTGAGCGCGGCAATTTTTATCCTCAACCGGCTGGGTTACAGCGTCGAAGTCCCGCGCGCGCAGACCTGCTGTGGCGCCCTGCACCAGCACAATGGCGCGACCGGTGCGGCACAGGCGCTGTCATGCGAAAACCGGCAGGCTTTCAGCACGCCGGGCTTGCAGGCCATTCTGCACGCAGCATCCGGCTGCGGCGCCACCCTGGCCGAGCAGGATCCGCCCCTGACGGCGCCCCTGCTCGATATCAGCACCTTCCTCAGCCAGGCTCGGGGTTGGGAGCAGGTTGAATTGGCACCACTGCAACAAAGCATCGCAGTGCATGAGCCCTGCTCCAGCCGCAACGTCCTGCACGACCAGGACGCCGCTTACCAGCTGCTGCTGCACATTCCAGGCGCCCGCATCATCCCGCTGGCCGGGAACGACCAGTGCTGCGGCGCGGCCGGGAGCTATGCGCTGACCCAGGCGGCAATGGCAGACTTGCTGTTGCGTGATAAAATCGAGGCTATCAAAACCGGCGGCGCACGAATCATCGCCACGTCCAACCCCGGCTGCGCCATGCACCTGGCGGCCGGACTCCGTGCCGAGGGTATGGCAATCGAAGTGCTGCACCCGGTACGCCTGGTGGCACGTCAAATGGGATATGAAAATGCTTGA